The Bemisia tabaci chromosome 5, PGI_BMITA_v3 genome includes a window with the following:
- the LOC109030624 gene encoding 2',5'-phosphodiesterase 12-like codes for MFFIRIPNSKFSILRPRGKLLEQLVCYASSLINKMTSRQMFIRLSEGAETFSVNFELVFESLNIQRSFNLNRRCTETIGDLTLRISSNVEKSITYKVAKKVKKGEEIEMPDINVKVLNGGTEVPPELTCNNVFFQKESPNLSARILGTDYKIIINPPWINSLAIPTTFLVGFPVYPKKFDASFTSKEECDFVWSISTVDTKKHPSQCSFQQTGKGFIYLPAPSDIGHYVKLDCTPKAGDRVGPSVSLVSQKRVEAGPGTCPFELRHKFTSEILPCSSFRVVSYNILADLYAKSDVAQNSLFPYCPKYALEIDYRKLLIVKELVGYNADLLCLQEVDLKVYQSDLEPVFKSLKFEGVITKKGAQVSEGVACFYRSSRFSLEDSHRVILGEEINDHPCFSPILSKLNEYPALKERVLARTTTLQVLVLKVLDRPNHRLIVGNTHLYFQPAADHIRLLQAGLSIAYINDVVSKIKLSDPHLTTSVILCGDFNSTPDCGVYKLMTEKHVPVDYLDWKSQEGEHIEGLSLEQPFPFASACGTPEFTNFTVGFVGCLDYIFYQTDHLAVEQVIPMPSKEEVTLYTAIPNVVFPSDHLALVADLKWL; via the exons ATGTTCTTCATCAGAATCCCCAACTCAAAGTTTTCTATTCTAAGGCCAAGAGGGAAACTTTTGGAACAGCTCGTCTGCTACGCCTCCAGCCTCATCAACAAAATGACAAGCAGACAAATGTTCATCCGACTCAGTGAGGGTGCAGAAACTTTCAGCGTAAACTTTGAGTTAGTGTTTGAATCACTGAATATTCAACGTAGTTTCAATCTCAATCGAAGATGCACTGAAACCATCGGAGACTTAACGCTCCGTATCTCGAGCAATGTTGAAAAGAGCATTACCTACAAGGTGGcaaagaaagtgaaaaaaggGGAAGAGATAGAGATGCCAGACATCAATGTCAAGGTGCTGAATGGAGGCACTGAAGTTCCACCAGAGCTGACTTGtaacaatgtgttttttcaaaaGGAGAGCCCAAATTTAAGCGCTAGGATATTAGGTACTGATTACAAAATTATTATCAACCCGCCATGGATAAATAGTCTAGCGATTCCTACTACATTTCTTGTTGGATTCCCAGTGTATCCAAAGAAATTTGATGCAAGCTTTACGAGCAAAGAAGAGTGCGATTTTGTGTGGTCTATCTCCACTGTAGACACGAAAAAACATCCCTCTCAGTGCTCATTTCAGCAAACTGGAAAGGGATTCATATATTTACCAGCGCCATCAGACATCGGACACTATGTGAAATTGGATTGTACACCCAAGGCGGGTGATCGAGTTGGTCCCTCCGTTTCGCTTGTCTCACAAAAGCGTGTAGAAGCTGGACCAGGGACGTGTCCTTTTGAACTGAGGCACAAATTTACATCCGAAATTTTACCATGTAGCAG TTTTCGAGTAGTATCTTACAACATCCTTGCAGATTTGTATGCAAAATCAGATGTGGCTCAGAACTCTCTGTTCCCTTATTGTCCAAAATATGCTCTGGAGATAGATTACCGCAAGTTACTGATTGTCAAAGAACTAGTTG GTTACAACGCGGACTTATTATGTTTACAAGAGGTCGATTTGAAAGTATATCAAAGCGACCTTGAACCAGTAttcaaatcattgaaattcGAAGGGGTCATTACAAAAAAAGGTGCGCAGGTTTCAGAGGGTGTTGCATGTTTTTACCGCTCATCTCGATTCAG TTTAGAGGACAGTCACAGAGTAATTCTAGGGGAGGAGATAAATGATCATCCCTGTTTCTCTCCCATCCTGAGCAAATTGAACGAATACCCAGCCCTGAAAGAAAGAGTCTTAGCTAGAACAACCACTCTACAG gtgcTTGTGCTCAAAGTCCTTGATAGGCCGAACCATCGACTGATAGTTGGAAACACACACTTATATTTCCAGCCAGCTGCTGATCACATCCGTCTTCTCCAAGCAGGATTATCAATAGCGTACATTAATGATGTTGTTAGTAAAATCAAACTTTCG GACCCACACTTGACGACTTCTGTGATATTGTGTGGTGATTTCAATAGCACTCCGGATTGTGGTGTTTACAAATTGATGACCGAAAAACATGTGCCTGTTGATTATCTTGACTGGAAAAGCC AAGAAGGAGAACATATTGAAGGGCTTTCTTTAGAACAACCGTTCCCTTTTGCCAGTGCTTGTGGAACGCCAGAATTCACCAACTTCACTGTCGGCTTTGTGGGATGCCTTGATTACATTTTCTACCAAACGGATCATCTTGCTGTTGAACAG GTGATCCCGATGCCTTCAAAAGAAGAAGTCACGCTTTATACTGCCATTCCCAATGTTGTTTTTCCTTCAGACCATTTAGCATTGGTAGCAGATCTAAAGTGGTTGTGA
- the nesd gene encoding protein nessun dorma isoform X2 encodes MHTSRSSFEIMAPSLITFNKSHEKRLEEYKEILGSPLPPSQVFEQWCDYLDLGVEPTGWCGLWNISRELCEDFDIPFPCPVFVLVELVNFKELTAQVRVNRVMHEVSLPEVISDVPLLNLYPTSEQENSALNVEFTAECIDQYRLFYNHLWWPWDLEEIGEISDWVSVHLEMRLQLYFDMLSGEMDYEIGSKIRHYITSGKDIYEEIKELEEIINEEDVAAKMTESEALLLTKRAELDQIKTKLLLFENKDFRLIESRKKQKARASKKSAETTVVLSTCSSQDAVSYMNEFGKNFSDTNKVVQFCSDPQEAVMKALPGDTIVISPGFFKLNSSGAIEEGGSIIGMIPDNKPVLSDLISNWSLLEFCSNARLMNVAIEIQQVHSGIIVRRNSLTLQDVSMKALSSLQHQAIVVLKNGVLEANNCTFSGFDVALVANEGATVVINSCTFEDNNFAIKLCEGATVTLNNCSVYASKNCAIQIESGKVVSQISSMELLHTIPGVKAVGLTIQNSSKGDVQVVKRRTGIILEDNM; translated from the exons ATGCATACTTCTCGATCCAG CTTTGAAATAATGGCTCCGAGTCTCATTACGTTCAACAAATCCCACGAGAAACGGCTGGAAGAATACAAAGAGATTTTAGGCTCTCCGCTTCCTCCATCACAAGTTTTTGAGCAGTGGTGTGATTATCTTGATCTTGGTGTAGAGCCCACCGGCTGGTGTGGATTGTGGAATATATCTCGAGAACTCTGCGAAGACTTTGACATTCCATTTCCTTGCCCTGTTTTTGTCCTT GTGGAGCTTGTGAATTTCAAAGAACTAACTGCACAAGTGAGGGTCAACCGTGTCATGCATGAGGTTTCACTGCCAGAAGTTATCTCAGATGTTCCGCTCCTAAATCTCTATCCGACTTCAGAGCAAGAAAACAGTGCTCTTAACGTAGAATTTACTGCAGAATGCATTGATCAATACAG gttATTTTACAATCACCTTTGGTGGCCATGGGATTTAGAAGAAATTGGTGAAATAAGCGATTGGGTCTCCGTTCATCTTGAGATGCGGCTTCAACT ATACTTTGATATGCTGTCAGGAGAAATGGACTATGAAATTGGCTCAAAGATCCGTCACTACATCACCTCTGGAAAAGATATTTACGAGGAAATTAAGGAGTTGGAAGAAATAATCAACGAGGAAGATGTGGCAGCTAAAATGACAGAAAGTGAAGCTTTACTCCTGACCAAACGAGCAGAATTAGATCAAATCAAAACAAAGCTGCTTCTCTTTGAAAACAAAGATTTCAG GCTTATTGAAagcaggaaaaaacaaaaagcgAGAGCATCCAAAAAGAGTGCAGAAACCACTGTAGTTCTGTCAACCTGTTCTAGTCAAGATGCTGTCAGCTATATGAATGAATTCGGAAAGAACTTCAGTGACACTAATAAAGTAGT CCAATTCTGCTCGGACCCCCAAGAGGCTGTCATGAAAGCGCTTCCAGGAGATACTATTGTTATATCACCGGGATTCTTCAAATTAAACAGCAGCGGTGCAATTGAAGAAGGCGGCTCCATAATTG GCATGATCCCGGACAATAAGCCTGTTCTCTCGGACTTGATTTCAAACTGGTCCCTTCTGGAGTTCTGCAGCAATGCCCGGTTAATGAACGTAGCCATAGAAATTCAGCAAGTCcacagtggcatcatcgtaaGACGCAACTCACTTACCTTGCAAGATGTATCTATGAAAGCGCTCTCATCTCTGCAGCATCAAGCCATCGTTGTCTTGAAGAACGGTGTCTTGGAAGCAAACAATTGTACATTTTCTGGTTTTGATGTAGCCCTCGTAGCGAATGAAGGTGCCACTGTTGTCATCAACTCTTGCACTTTCGAGGATAACAACTTCGCCATCAAA ttgtGCGAGGGTGCTACGGTGACGCTCAATAACTGCTCAGTCTATGCCTCAAAAAATTGCGCCATCCAGATTGAAAGTGGCAAAGTAGTTTCTCAAATCAGCTCCATGGAGCTGCTTCATAC AATTCCAGGAGTAAAAGCAGTAGGTCTAACAATCCAGAATAGCTCAAAAGGGGACGTTCAAGTTGTTAAAAGGAGAACTGGCATCATCCTAGAAGATAACATGTAA
- the nesd gene encoding protein nessun dorma isoform X3, with the protein MAPSLITFNKSHEKRLEEYKEILGSPLPPSQVFEQWCDYLDLGVEPTGWCGLWNISRELCEDFDIPFPCPVFVLVELVNFKELTAQVRVNRVMHEVSLPEVISDVPLLNLYPTSEQENSALNVEFTAECIDQYRLFYNHLWWPWDLEEIGEISDWVSVHLEMRLQLYFDMLSGEMDYEIGSKIRHYITSGKDIYEEIKELEEIINEEDVAAKMTESEALLLTKRAELDQIKTKLLLFENKDFRLIESRKKQKARASKKSAETTVVLSTCSSQDAVSYMNEFGKNFSDTNKVVQFCSDPQEAVMKALPGDTIVISPGFFKLNSSGAIEEGGSIIGMIPDNKPVLSDLISNWSLLEFCSNARLMNVAIEIQQVHSGIIVRRNSLTLQDVSMKALSSLQHQAIVVLKNGVLEANNCTFSGFDVALVANEGATVVINSCTFEDNNFAIKLCEGATVTLNNCSVYASKNCAIQIESGKVVSQISSMELLHTIPGVKAVGLTIQNSSKGDVQVVKRRTGIILEDNM; encoded by the exons ATGGCTCCGAGTCTCATTACGTTCAACAAATCCCACGAGAAACGGCTGGAAGAATACAAAGAGATTTTAGGCTCTCCGCTTCCTCCATCACAAGTTTTTGAGCAGTGGTGTGATTATCTTGATCTTGGTGTAGAGCCCACCGGCTGGTGTGGATTGTGGAATATATCTCGAGAACTCTGCGAAGACTTTGACATTCCATTTCCTTGCCCTGTTTTTGTCCTT GTGGAGCTTGTGAATTTCAAAGAACTAACTGCACAAGTGAGGGTCAACCGTGTCATGCATGAGGTTTCACTGCCAGAAGTTATCTCAGATGTTCCGCTCCTAAATCTCTATCCGACTTCAGAGCAAGAAAACAGTGCTCTTAACGTAGAATTTACTGCAGAATGCATTGATCAATACAG gttATTTTACAATCACCTTTGGTGGCCATGGGATTTAGAAGAAATTGGTGAAATAAGCGATTGGGTCTCCGTTCATCTTGAGATGCGGCTTCAACT ATACTTTGATATGCTGTCAGGAGAAATGGACTATGAAATTGGCTCAAAGATCCGTCACTACATCACCTCTGGAAAAGATATTTACGAGGAAATTAAGGAGTTGGAAGAAATAATCAACGAGGAAGATGTGGCAGCTAAAATGACAGAAAGTGAAGCTTTACTCCTGACCAAACGAGCAGAATTAGATCAAATCAAAACAAAGCTGCTTCTCTTTGAAAACAAAGATTTCAG GCTTATTGAAagcaggaaaaaacaaaaagcgAGAGCATCCAAAAAGAGTGCAGAAACCACTGTAGTTCTGTCAACCTGTTCTAGTCAAGATGCTGTCAGCTATATGAATGAATTCGGAAAGAACTTCAGTGACACTAATAAAGTAGT CCAATTCTGCTCGGACCCCCAAGAGGCTGTCATGAAAGCGCTTCCAGGAGATACTATTGTTATATCACCGGGATTCTTCAAATTAAACAGCAGCGGTGCAATTGAAGAAGGCGGCTCCATAATTG GCATGATCCCGGACAATAAGCCTGTTCTCTCGGACTTGATTTCAAACTGGTCCCTTCTGGAGTTCTGCAGCAATGCCCGGTTAATGAACGTAGCCATAGAAATTCAGCAAGTCcacagtggcatcatcgtaaGACGCAACTCACTTACCTTGCAAGATGTATCTATGAAAGCGCTCTCATCTCTGCAGCATCAAGCCATCGTTGTCTTGAAGAACGGTGTCTTGGAAGCAAACAATTGTACATTTTCTGGTTTTGATGTAGCCCTCGTAGCGAATGAAGGTGCCACTGTTGTCATCAACTCTTGCACTTTCGAGGATAACAACTTCGCCATCAAA ttgtGCGAGGGTGCTACGGTGACGCTCAATAACTGCTCAGTCTATGCCTCAAAAAATTGCGCCATCCAGATTGAAAGTGGCAAAGTAGTTTCTCAAATCAGCTCCATGGAGCTGCTTCATAC AATTCCAGGAGTAAAAGCAGTAGGTCTAACAATCCAGAATAGCTCAAAAGGGGACGTTCAAGTTGTTAAAAGGAGAACTGGCATCATCCTAGAAGATAACATGTAA
- the nesd gene encoding protein nessun dorma isoform X1, translating into MHTSRSSSFEIMAPSLITFNKSHEKRLEEYKEILGSPLPPSQVFEQWCDYLDLGVEPTGWCGLWNISRELCEDFDIPFPCPVFVLVELVNFKELTAQVRVNRVMHEVSLPEVISDVPLLNLYPTSEQENSALNVEFTAECIDQYRLFYNHLWWPWDLEEIGEISDWVSVHLEMRLQLYFDMLSGEMDYEIGSKIRHYITSGKDIYEEIKELEEIINEEDVAAKMTESEALLLTKRAELDQIKTKLLLFENKDFRLIESRKKQKARASKKSAETTVVLSTCSSQDAVSYMNEFGKNFSDTNKVVQFCSDPQEAVMKALPGDTIVISPGFFKLNSSGAIEEGGSIIGMIPDNKPVLSDLISNWSLLEFCSNARLMNVAIEIQQVHSGIIVRRNSLTLQDVSMKALSSLQHQAIVVLKNGVLEANNCTFSGFDVALVANEGATVVINSCTFEDNNFAIKLCEGATVTLNNCSVYASKNCAIQIESGKVVSQISSMELLHTIPGVKAVGLTIQNSSKGDVQVVKRRTGIILEDNM; encoded by the exons ATGCATACTTCTCGATCCAG cAGCTTTGAAATAATGGCTCCGAGTCTCATTACGTTCAACAAATCCCACGAGAAACGGCTGGAAGAATACAAAGAGATTTTAGGCTCTCCGCTTCCTCCATCACAAGTTTTTGAGCAGTGGTGTGATTATCTTGATCTTGGTGTAGAGCCCACCGGCTGGTGTGGATTGTGGAATATATCTCGAGAACTCTGCGAAGACTTTGACATTCCATTTCCTTGCCCTGTTTTTGTCCTT GTGGAGCTTGTGAATTTCAAAGAACTAACTGCACAAGTGAGGGTCAACCGTGTCATGCATGAGGTTTCACTGCCAGAAGTTATCTCAGATGTTCCGCTCCTAAATCTCTATCCGACTTCAGAGCAAGAAAACAGTGCTCTTAACGTAGAATTTACTGCAGAATGCATTGATCAATACAG gttATTTTACAATCACCTTTGGTGGCCATGGGATTTAGAAGAAATTGGTGAAATAAGCGATTGGGTCTCCGTTCATCTTGAGATGCGGCTTCAACT ATACTTTGATATGCTGTCAGGAGAAATGGACTATGAAATTGGCTCAAAGATCCGTCACTACATCACCTCTGGAAAAGATATTTACGAGGAAATTAAGGAGTTGGAAGAAATAATCAACGAGGAAGATGTGGCAGCTAAAATGACAGAAAGTGAAGCTTTACTCCTGACCAAACGAGCAGAATTAGATCAAATCAAAACAAAGCTGCTTCTCTTTGAAAACAAAGATTTCAG GCTTATTGAAagcaggaaaaaacaaaaagcgAGAGCATCCAAAAAGAGTGCAGAAACCACTGTAGTTCTGTCAACCTGTTCTAGTCAAGATGCTGTCAGCTATATGAATGAATTCGGAAAGAACTTCAGTGACACTAATAAAGTAGT CCAATTCTGCTCGGACCCCCAAGAGGCTGTCATGAAAGCGCTTCCAGGAGATACTATTGTTATATCACCGGGATTCTTCAAATTAAACAGCAGCGGTGCAATTGAAGAAGGCGGCTCCATAATTG GCATGATCCCGGACAATAAGCCTGTTCTCTCGGACTTGATTTCAAACTGGTCCCTTCTGGAGTTCTGCAGCAATGCCCGGTTAATGAACGTAGCCATAGAAATTCAGCAAGTCcacagtggcatcatcgtaaGACGCAACTCACTTACCTTGCAAGATGTATCTATGAAAGCGCTCTCATCTCTGCAGCATCAAGCCATCGTTGTCTTGAAGAACGGTGTCTTGGAAGCAAACAATTGTACATTTTCTGGTTTTGATGTAGCCCTCGTAGCGAATGAAGGTGCCACTGTTGTCATCAACTCTTGCACTTTCGAGGATAACAACTTCGCCATCAAA ttgtGCGAGGGTGCTACGGTGACGCTCAATAACTGCTCAGTCTATGCCTCAAAAAATTGCGCCATCCAGATTGAAAGTGGCAAAGTAGTTTCTCAAATCAGCTCCATGGAGCTGCTTCATAC AATTCCAGGAGTAAAAGCAGTAGGTCTAACAATCCAGAATAGCTCAAAAGGGGACGTTCAAGTTGTTAAAAGGAGAACTGGCATCATCCTAGAAGATAACATGTAA
- the LOC109039861 gene encoding CUE domain-containing protein 1 has protein sequence MATVQPQTTQLEFHQAMADFKTMFPAMDDDVIEAVLRSNQGAVDVTIDQLLAMSTDNENEKIRNEFPEGTSLADFPQTSSFAEGNSGDDEIVSISTSVKNVHPSTPLKAHKRWAPPLLGPLPDDFLRFNLGEKSESELEDERIAMFLQNEEFLAELRWNKDFLSVLDKDSPSNGKVSKSQPSRNIDDDAAFRERLRNMGKTSRKKFTQLARKFTGCKKKGTVKTPSHKNPSPLLNEPDSDGA, from the exons ATGGCAACTGTTCAACCACAGACAACACAATTAGAATTCCATCAAGCGATGGCAGATTTCAAGACAATGTTTCCAGCCATGGATGATGATGTGATAGAG GCTGTGCTAAGGTCAAATCAAGGAGCAGTCGATGTGACCATAGATCAGTTGCTGGCAATGAGCACAGacaatgaaaatgagaaaataaggAACGAATTTCCTGAAGGAACATCGCTGGCAGATTTCCCTCAAACATCTTCATTTGCTGAAGGAAATTCTGg tgATGATGAGATTGTGAGCATTTCTACATCGGTGAAAAATGTCCACCCATCAACACCACTCAAAGCCCATAAAAGGTGGGCACCTCCTCTTCTAGGACCTTTGCCTGATGATTTCCTGCGATTTAATCTGGGAGAAAAG tctgAAAGTGAACTAGAAGATGAAAGAATTGCCATGTTTCTACAGAATGAAGAATTTTTAGCTGAACTGAGGTGGAATAAGGACTTTCTCTCCGTTTTGGATAAAG ATAGTCCATCAAATGGTAAAGTCTCTAAAAGTCAGCCCTCTCGGAATATAGATGATGATGCAGCGTTTCGAGAAAGACTGCGAAATATGGGGAAAA CCTCTCGCAAAAAGTTTACGCAGCTAGCTCGGAAGTTCACTGGGTGCAAAAAGAAAGGCACTGTCAAAACACCGAGCCACAAAAACCCCTCACCTTTACTGAACGAACCAGATAGTGATGGAGCATGA